In one window of Gossypium hirsutum isolate 1008001.06 chromosome A01, Gossypium_hirsutum_v2.1, whole genome shotgun sequence DNA:
- the LOC107900971 gene encoding phytochrome-associated serine/threonine-protein phosphatase → MDLDQWISKVKEGQHLLEDELQLLCEYVKEILIEESNVQPVNSPVTVCGDIHGQFHDLMKLFRTGGHVPETNYIFMGDFVDRGYNSLEVFTILLLLKARYPANITLLRGNHESRQLTQVYGFYDECQRKYGNANAWRYCTDVFDYLTLSAIIDGTVLCVHGGLSPDVRTIDQIRVIDRNCEIPHEGPFCDLMWSDPEDIETWAVSPRGAGWLFGSRVTSEFNHINNLDLVCRAHQLVQEGLKYMFQDKGLVTVWSAPNYCYRCGNVASILSFNENMEREVKFFTETEENNQMRGPRSGVPYFL, encoded by the exons ATGGATTTAGATCAATGGATATCAAAGGTTAAAGAAGGGCAGCATCTCTTGGAAGACGAGCTCCAGCTTCTTTGTGAATAC GTAAAAGAAATCCTCATCGAGGAGTCAAATGTGCAACCTGTCAACAGTCCAGTTACTGTTTGCGGTGATATCCATGGTCAGTTTCATGATCTAATGAAACTTTTTCGGACTGGAGGTCATGTACCAGAGacaaattacatttttatg GGAGATTTTGTTGATCGAGGTTATAATAGTCTTGAAGTTTTCACTATTCTTTTGCTTCTTAAGGCAAG ATACCCAGCGAATATCACTCTCTTGCGTGGGAATCATGAAAGCAGACAGCTTACTCAG GTTTATGGTTTCTATGATGAATGCCAAAGGAAGTATGGAAATGCTAATGCATGGCGGTATTGTACAGATGTTTTTGACTATCTTACACTTTCAGCAATTATAGATGGGACT gtacTTTGTGTACATGGTGGCCTTTCTCCTGATGTAAGAACTATTGATCAG ATTAGGGTAATTGACCGGAACTGTGAAATCCCTCATGAAGGTCCATTCTGTGATCTCATGTGGAGTGATCCGGAAGATATTGAAACATGGGCGGTCAGTCCACGTGGAGCCGGTTGGCTATTTGGGTCCAGGGTCACATCCGAG TTCAACCACATAAACAATCTTGATCTTGTCTGTCGAGCTCACCAACTCGTGCAAGAAGGTCTTAAGTATATGTTTCAAGATAAAGGCCTAGTAACT gtgtgGTCCGCACCGAATTATTGTTACCGTTGTGGGAACGTAGCTTCTATATTGAGCTTCAACGAGAATATG GAGAGAGAAGTGAAGTTCTTCACTGAAACAGAAGAAAATAACCAGATGAGAGGGCCGAGGTCTGGAGTCCCATATTTCTTGTAG
- the LOC107900970 gene encoding mitochondrial import receptor subunit TOM40-1 produces the protein MAGLVPPVTTTIPADASKTKKADEKTDYMNLPCPIPFEEIHREALMSLKPETFEGLRFDFTKGLNQKFSLSHSVSMGPTEIPSQSAETIKIPTSHYEFGANYIDPNLMLIGRVLTDGRLNARVKWDLTDNFTVKANAQLTNEPHMSHGMFNFDYKGKDYRSQFQIGNGALFGASYFQSVSPHLSLGGEVFWAGQHRKSGIGYAGRYETDKMVATGQVASTGMVALSYVQKVSEKVSLASDFMYNYMSKDVTASVGYDYILRQCRLRGKIDSNGCTTAFLEERLNMGLNFILSAEIDHKKKDYKFGFGLTVG, from the exons ATGGCGGGGCTTGTACCTCCAGTTACCACCACGATTCCAGCCGATGCATCCAAGACGAAGAAAGCCGACGAGAAAACCGATTACATGAATCTTCCTTGCCCCATTCCTTTCGAAGAGATCCACCGCGAAGCTCTCA TGTCTCTGAAGCCAGAAACTTTTGAAGGATTGCGATTTGATTTTACCAAAGGACTAAATCAGAAATTCTCACTCAGTCACAG TGTATCTATGGGCCCAACTGAAATTCCTTCTCAATCTGCTGAAACCATTAAAATCCCTACCTCTCACTATGAATTTGGTGCCAATTATATTGATCCAAAT TTGATGCTTATTGGGAGGGTCTTGACTGATGGTAGACTCAATGCAAGAGTGAAATGGGATTTGACTGACAATTTTACTGTGAAGGCTAATGCTCAG CTCACAAATGAGCCTCATATGTCACATGGCATGTTCAACTTTGATTACAAG GGTAAAGACTACAGGTCTCAGTTTCAGATTGGAAACGGTGCATTATTTGGAGCTAGTTATTTCCAG AGTGTTTCACCACATTTATCCTTGGGTGGTGAAGTATTTTGGGCTGGTCAGCACCGAAAGTCAGGCATAGGTTATGCTGGCCGTTATGAAACAGATAAAATG GTTGCCACAGGCCAAGTTGCAAGCACTGGAATGGTTGCTTTGAGCTATGTTCAGAAGGTATCTGAGAAG GTTTCTCTGGCATCGGATTTCATGTATAACTACATGTCAAAAGATGTAACAGCAAGTGTCGGCTACGATTACATCCTTAGACAG TGTCGGTTGAGGGGAAAGATTGATTCAAATGGGTGCACGACTGCTTTTCTGGAAGAGCGGTTAAATATGGGTCTAAATTTTATTCTCTCTGCTGAG ATAGATCATAAAAAGAAAGACTACAAATTTGGATTTGGATTGACCGTAGGATGA
- the LOC107900969 gene encoding probable RNA helicase SDE3 yields the protein MSCFLEILKCILCCEDEDIGIIDNRTSLRDPFSRTSTYNTDHRSSSIDESYRSSQTWSYPSSSLNSSPGNEWLYKIHSSTTSTKPSQSSVKPVLYPPSLLPSFETSFTAQKPSPSPKGLTPPKPTTPSLKPSSSSFKPSPSLKPTLSELGKGKYKTLNPEDTLPIKPILYPPSPLPSFKMSFTAEKPSPSPKGLTPPKSTTPSPKRSSSSSKPSPSLKPTLSELGKGKYKTVDPKDTLPIYMIPKDIEDLIKRDIVPEVLKKPLSASTYQDFFAALLYAEDSYIEKWSSFELENVSMELHSATIYQKSGKNKHSKASKKMDDKTFAVFKVDSLSMTRPFLLSRDFVFAKRVGKETEPFQGVLYRVVKSTTILVEFGEEFHSQHHSTCRYNISFSFNRVCLKRAHQAIAAVSASLIGKFLFPNSFSQHPMHNSEYYNLYDHNLNLDEKSAVHRILNIRAPPPFLVKGPLCATFNGNSESISKQLSRTGLVVKEAVLQIYQRHPQSKILVCAPINSTCDVLTRSLKIDIPASDIFRANAAFREIEGVPIDILPSCLYKRDTECFSCPSLHELREFRVIFSTFTSSYRLYNAGISTGHFSHIFLVDASSSTEPETLVALANFADDSTTVIITGAPGNCSSTVRSDIAREKGLRISYFERLCKLSPFKNDDPMFIAQLKDRSL from the exons ATGTCTTGTTTTCTTGAGATTTTGAAGTGTATTCTGTGTTGTGAAGACGAGGATATTGGGATTATTGATAACCGAACTTCTTTGAGAGATCCTTTTAGTCGAACTTCGACTTATAACACTGATCATCGTAGTTCCTCCATAGATGAATCGTATCGTAGTTCCCAAACTTGGAGTTACCCAAGTTCATCCCTGAATTCATCACCAGGAAATGAGTGGCTATATAAGATTCATTCATCTACAACTTCAACCAAACCATCTCAGTCCTCGGTTAAGCCAGTTCTATATCCTCCTAGTCTGCTGCCATCATTTGAAACATCATTTACGGCCCAGAAACCATCTCCATCACCTAAAGGATTGACACCACCTAAACCAACCACACCGTCTCTGAAACCCTCTTCATCGTCTTTTAAGCCAAGTCCATCCCTTAAGCCAACTCTATCAGAACTAGGGAAAGGAAAGTACAAAACACTCAATCCAGAGGATACATTACCGATTAAGCCGATTCTATATCCTCCTAGTCCGCTTCCATCATTTAAAATGTCATTCACGGCCGAAAAACCATCTCCATCACCAAAAGGACTTACACCACCAAAATCAACCACACCGTCTCCGAAACGCTCTTCATCGTCTTCTAAGCCAAGTCCATCCCTTAAGCCAACTCTATCGGAACTAGGGAAAGGAAAGTACAAAACAGTCGATCCAAAGGATACGTTACCGATTTACATGATTCCAAAGGATATCGAGGATTTAATCAAGAGAGACATTGTGCCTGAAGTTTTGAAAAAACCATTGTCTGCCTCTACATATCAGGATTTCTTTGCAGCCCTTCTATATGCTGAGGATTCCTATATTGAG AAATGGAGCAGTTTTGAGTTGGAGAATGTATCCATGGAGTTGCATTCAGCAACAATCTATCAAAAGTCAGGAAAAAACAAGCATTCGAAAGCAAGTAAAAAGATGGATGATAAAACTTTTGCAGTATTTAAGGTGGATTCTCTTTCTATGACACGGCCATTTCTTCTGTCAAGGGACTTCGTCTTTGCAAAACGTGTAGGCAAAGAAACCGAACCATTTCAG GGTGTTTTGTATCGGGTTGTGAAGAGCACGACCATACTAGTCGAATTCGGAGAGGAGTTTCATTCTCAGCATCATTCAACCTGCAGATATAATATTAGTTTCTCGTTCAACAGAGTATGTTTGAAAAGGGCTCACCAAGCGATCGCAGCAGTGTCCGCTTCATTAATAGGAAAGTTTCTTTTCCCTAATTCTTTCTCCCAACATCCCATGCATAACTCGGAATATTATAACCTTTATGACCATAATCTCAATCTAGATGAAAAGTCTGCAGTTCATCGTATTTTGAACATCCGAGCCCCTCCACCATTTCTAGTAAAGGGTCCTCTCTGTGCAACTTTCAACGGTAATTCCGAATCCATTTCAAAGCAACTTTCAAGAACTGGACTAGTTGTTAAAGAAGCAGTGCTGCAAATTTATCAACGTCACCCGCAATCTAAAATCCTTGTCTGCGCACCTATAAATAGCACATGTGATGTGCTAACGAGAAGCTTGAAAATAGACATTCCAGCATCTGATATCTTCAGAGCCAATGCTGCATTCAGGGAGATAGAGGGGGTTCCTATCGATATTCTTCCGTCTTGCCTTTACAAAAGGGATACCGAATGTTTCAGTTGTCCTTCGCTCCATGAACTAAGGGAATTCCGAGTCATATTTTCAACTTTTACAAGTAGTTATCGGCTGTACAATGCCGGCATATCTACCGGACATTTTAGCCATATCTTTTTGGTGGATGCTTCTTCAAGTACCGAACCAGAGACACTGGTGGCTTTGGCTAACTTTGCTGATGACAGTACAACCGTGATAATTACCGGTGCACCCGGAAATTGTTCAAGCACTGTCCGTTCAGATATTGCTAGGGAGAAGGGATTGAGAATATCATACTTCGAAAGGCTTTGCAAGCTTAGTCCATTCAAGAATGATGACCCAATGTTCATTGCACAGCTTAAGGACCGATCACTTTAG